A stretch of the Capsicum annuum cultivar UCD-10X-F1 chromosome 10, UCD10Xv1.1, whole genome shotgun sequence genome encodes the following:
- the LOC107845784 gene encoding uncharacterized protein LOC107845784 produces the protein MVDSIHSSTCKKLYSGKLACFVCPHRPVLDPPPPVHVKGSSHRAAESRLRERELRRQTEINKRIALSGCDTATSRTLTSIQLCRSASKPLIERTRKDASDILLQNLAQSTASQVDESSVADGGNS, from the exons ATGGTTGACAGCATCCACTCTTCTACTTGTAAGAAACTCTACAGCGGCAAATTAGCCTGTTTCGTTTGCCCTCACCGTCCTGTCCtcgaccccccccccccc GTACATGTGAAAGGTTCAAGCCATCGAGCAGCAGAGTCAAGGCTTAGAGAAAGAGAATTAAGGAGGCAAACTGAGATAAACAAGAGAATAGCCTTGTCAGGATGTGATACTGCCACCTCGAGAACCTTGACATCCATCCAGTTATGTAGATCAGCAAGCAAACCATTGATTGAACGCACAAGGAAAGATGCGTCTGACATACTTCTTCAAAATTTGGCACAAAGTACTGCTTCTCAAGTGGATGAGAGTAGTGTAGCTGATGGAGGAAATAGTTAA